In Fusarium oxysporum f. sp. lycopersici 4287 chromosome 6, whole genome shotgun sequence, a single window of DNA contains:
- a CDS encoding hypothetical protein (At least one base has a quality score < 10), with amino-acid sequence MINSTSATGEKSICPFAGNPDLYGIGIRIGFYLQWISTLLATLFAPWEEDILRILNLLVQLAMFLGLVFLTQDGEIHAIEPVITLWLSFGALSSLSGNGINPLGRFSGFFRVLVYSGFAGYACRLWFSGLDDMLEAEKGCRIVAFFGGVTIEGSFRKYNKVAAFIGAAICATFAIASVFKISNAFKNATYRKRYNVEIVFLLFSFTIIILSISVVEWLVRANGITSIWEITAVGQLLPLLSGIFGLLEVLYGIYTKRLWEVSRCWVLLNHHLT; translated from the coding sequence ATGATCAACTCTACCAGCGCCACTGGTGAGAAATCTATTTGCCCATTTGCAGGCAACCCAGACCTGTACGGCATTGGCATCCGGATCGGCTTCTACCTGCAGTGGATCTCCACCCTGCTCGCAACTCTCTTCGCACCATGGGAAGAAGACATCCTGCGCATACTCAACCTCTTGGTCCAACTGGCCATGTTCTTAGGTCTCGTATTCCTCACACAGGACGGCGAGATCCACGCGATTGAGCCAGTCATCACGCTTTGGCTGTCATTCGGAGCGCTTTCTAGCCTATCCGGCAATGGAATCAACCCGCTTGGTAGATTTTCTGGCTTTTTCAGAGTTCTGGTGTACTCTGGCTTCGCAGGTTATGCGTGCCGGCTATGGTTTTCAGGCCTCGACGACAtgcttgaagctgagaagggCTGCAGGATTGTGGCATTCTTTGGAGGTGTGACCATTGAAGGGTCGTTTCGAAAGTACAACAAAGTGGCGGCGTTTATCGGTGCTGCCATTTGTGCCACATTCGCAATCGCAAGTGTGTTCAAGATTTCAAACGCTTTCAAAAACGCAACATATCGCAAGAGGTACAACGTGGAAATcgtcttccttctcttctcctttaCAATTATAATATTGTCGATATCTGTGGTGGAATGGCTGGTGAGGGCAAATGGAATTACCAGTATTTGGGAAATAACAGCTGTTGGCCAGTTACTTCCCTTACTATCAGGTATATTTGGGCTTCTAGAGGTATTATATGGCATATATACTAAGAGGCTATGGGAGGTTTCGCGGTGCTGGGTTCTGTTAAATCACCATCTCACCTga